One region of Chlorobiota bacterium genomic DNA includes:
- a CDS encoding phytoene/squalene synthase family protein: MMEAIADSYQFCRLVTLRHAKTFYFASRFLSHNKRNACYAVYAFCRYVDDLIDQQVAHSGGIADGAAIQRTIAQWQCDLDRVYAGDSGATPVMVAWGDTLRRYNISRNLPDELIEGVMMDLRPAVRYRTFDELYTYCYKVASVVGLMTSEIFRYSNPAALNHAVDLGIAMQLTNILRDVGEDWRMNRIYLPQQELQAFGLDDNAVARGKVTLEFRRLMEFQIERANSYYRSAQRGIRMLEPDSRLTVTLMSHNYQGILEAIRRNNYNVFTQRASVPLPRKLLSVPKLWFATR; this comes from the coding sequence ATGATGGAAGCCATCGCAGATTCCTATCAGTTTTGCCGTTTGGTAACGCTGCGCCACGCAAAGACCTTCTACTTTGCTTCGCGATTTCTTTCCCACAACAAGCGGAATGCCTGCTACGCGGTGTACGCTTTTTGCCGGTACGTTGATGACCTGATTGACCAGCAAGTGGCCCACAGCGGCGGCATTGCCGACGGCGCAGCAATCCAAAGAACGATTGCCCAATGGCAATGCGACTTGGACCGGGTGTATGCCGGCGATTCGGGGGCAACGCCGGTGATGGTGGCTTGGGGCGATACGCTGCGCCGCTACAACATCAGCCGCAACCTTCCCGATGAACTGATTGAAGGGGTGATGATGGATCTGCGTCCGGCGGTTCGCTACCGGACCTTCGATGAGTTGTACACCTACTGCTATAAAGTTGCCTCCGTTGTGGGGCTGATGACCAGCGAGATTTTCCGCTACAGCAACCCCGCCGCGCTGAACCACGCTGTGGACCTTGGCATTGCCATGCAGCTTACCAACATCCTGCGCGACGTTGGGGAGGATTGGCGGATGAACCGAATCTACCTGCCACAGCAGGAGTTGCAGGCGTTCGGGTTGGACGACAACGCCGTGGCGCGGGGGAAGGTGACGCTGGAGTTCCGGCGGCTGATGGAGTTCCAGATTGAACGCGCCAACAGCTACTACCGCAGTGCCCAGCGCGGCATTCGGATGCTGGAGCCGGACAGCCGCCTAACCGTGACGCTGATGAGCCATAACTACCAGGGTATCCTTGAAGCGATCCGGCGGAACAACTACAACGTCTTCACCCAGCGCGCTTCGGTTCCGCTGCCACGCAAGCTCCTCAGCGTCCCCAAACTCTGGTTCGCCACCCGATAA
- a CDS encoding VWA domain-containing protein yields MKTIWLHLSILAVSLASLVPFGGCGVPGPLGATVGGAQDIGYARRLIEAGGVPDSSFIVAEGLFSEHDIPTPAGDCTDSLCLALGYGYTPMIDDEKEALLIHLGMTSTLQPKDFHRQNLQLALVVDHSGSMSGESMESVKKALRTLATKLGEQDEVILIQFDENAEVMMGATRMGNPDQFLHNVDRLEPDGGTNIEAGIQLGYEQLAKLAGRAGVAKRLMLFTDARPNIGATDEGSFQAITQKYADQGIGLSAFGVGVDFGQELIYHISQLRGGNFFYLGTQERIATVFDSEFDYLVTPIAYDLRIAVKTPQGARLRQVYGLPTWKPGDPDAVLNIPTVFLSSNRGAIILRYESQMLETGLEFEQGESLGTGTMEYTTASNVKKSQQMLLSNNTGNALTQGRQYFTHDGTRLGAALTNTYLGLRLACALFAEGKKAEAVGILDRAIATVQQENSILNNEGLRAELALMEKLRENIKAK; encoded by the coding sequence ATGAAAACAATCTGGCTACACCTTAGCATCCTTGCTGTTTCCCTTGCTTCGCTTGTGCCGTTTGGTGGTTGCGGCGTTCCCGGGCCGTTGGGGGCAACGGTTGGCGGCGCGCAAGATATTGGCTACGCACGGCGGCTTATTGAAGCAGGGGGCGTTCCCGACTCCTCGTTCATCGTTGCCGAAGGCTTGTTCAGCGAGCACGACATCCCCACCCCCGCTGGCGATTGCACCGACTCCCTTTGCCTGGCACTTGGCTACGGCTACACCCCAATGATTGACGATGAAAAGGAGGCCCTGCTGATCCATCTGGGGATGACCTCCACCCTTCAACCAAAAGACTTCCACCGCCAGAACCTTCAGCTTGCGCTGGTGGTGGACCATAGCGGCTCGATGAGTGGCGAAAGCATGGAGTCGGTGAAGAAAGCGTTGCGCACGCTGGCAACAAAATTGGGAGAGCAGGATGAGGTGATCCTGATCCAATTCGACGAAAATGCCGAAGTGATGATGGGCGCAACCCGCATGGGGAACCCCGACCAATTCCTGCACAACGTTGATAGATTGGAACCCGACGGAGGAACGAATATCGAAGCCGGAATCCAGCTTGGATACGAACAACTGGCCAAGCTGGCCGGGCGCGCTGGCGTGGCAAAGCGGCTGATGCTTTTCACCGACGCACGCCCGAACATCGGCGCAACCGACGAAGGGAGTTTTCAGGCGATTACCCAGAAGTACGCCGATCAAGGAATCGGGCTATCAGCCTTCGGCGTGGGGGTTGACTTTGGGCAAGAACTGATCTACCACATCAGCCAGCTGCGCGGCGGGAACTTCTTCTACTTGGGAACCCAGGAGCGGATTGCCACGGTGTTCGATTCGGAGTTCGACTACCTTGTCACCCCAATCGCCTACGACCTCCGCATTGCCGTAAAAACCCCGCAGGGTGCGCGGCTTCGGCAGGTGTATGGCCTTCCAACATGGAAGCCCGGGGACCCCGACGCAGTGCTGAATATCCCCACGGTGTTCCTTTCCTCCAACCGCGGCGCAATCATCCTTCGCTACGAAAGCCAGATGCTGGAAACAGGGTTGGAATTTGAACAAGGGGAATCGTTGGGAACCGGGACGATGGAGTACACCACCGCCAGCAACGTGAAGAAATCGCAACAGATGCTGCTAAGCAACAACACCGGGAACGCGCTAACCCAGGGGCGGCAGTACTTCACCCACGACGGCACACGGCTGGGCGCGGCCCTGACCAACACCTACCTGGGATTACGCCTTGCTTGCGCCCTGTTTGCCGAAGGGAAAAAAGCCGAAGCCGTGGGAATCCTGGACCGCGCCATTGCCACCGTCCAGCAAGAAAACAGCATCCTGAACAACGAAGGATTGCGAGCCGAGCTGGCACTGATGGAGAAATTGCGGGAGAACATCAAAGCGAAGTAA